From the genome of Deltaproteobacteria bacterium:
GAGATGTCGAGAACCCCGTCACCATCCGTATCAGTGACACCACTGCTGTACTTGACGGTGATATAGTCATAGCTTGGGTCTGCAAAAGGGTCATCAGGTGACTCCATGAAGAGGCTTCTGCCCGTAACATAAGTATTCCCGCCCCGGTCCACAGCAATGGCACCGGCCACATCCTCACCATTCTCAGGGGTGTTGTATCGCTTTATCCAGAGTTCGTTTCCCTTTGTGTCATACTTGACAGTGGCATAATCATGACTTAACTCTCTGCCGTAGCTATAACCTGTCACGTAAATATTCCCGTCACCTCCCACAGCAATGGCAAGGGCCAGATCACTGCTATTTGCAAGGCCGTTATATCTCCTTATCCAGCTTTCATTTCCACTTGCATCGTACTTGATGGTGGCATAGTCCCAGGAAGACCCGCTGCCAACACTGTAACCGGTAACGTAGGTATTGCCAACCTGATCGATGGCAATACCCATAGCATAGTCCCCAACGCGTGTGGGGCCGCTATACCGCTTTACCCAGAGTTCATTTCCATTTGCATCGTACTTGATGGTGGCATAATCCCAGGAAGACCAGCTGTAGCTCATACCTGTAATGTACGCATTTCCGGCGCCATCCACGGCAATGGCATTAGCCCTGTCATTTAAATTCGCGGGGCCGTTATATCGCTTTACCCAGAGTTCATTTCCATTTGCGTCGTACTTGACTGTAGCATAATCGCGACCTGACCCGTTACCATAGCTATTGCCGGTAACATAAGCATTCCCTGCGCCATCCACAGCAATGGCAATGGCCACATCATAACTGTAACTGGTCGAGGGACCGCTGTATCGACTTACCCAGAGTTCATTTCCGTTTGTGTCGTACTTGACTGTAGCATAGTCGTAGTCACTATAGCCGGGTGAGCCGAGACTGTAGCCGATAACATAGATATTCCCGTCATCATCCACGGTAATATCTCTGGCTACGTCAGAACCATTCGCAGGGCCGTTATATCTTTTTATCCAGAGTTCGTTTCCATTTGTATCATACTTGATGGTGGCAAAGTCCCAGGACGACCCGTTGCCAAAGCTGTAGCCCGTAACATAGATATTCCCGGCACGATCTATGTCCATGGCTATAGCATAGCCTCCATTGTTCGTGGGGCCGCCGTATCGCTTTACCCAGATTTCATTCCCCCTCGCATCATATTTGACTGTAGCATAGTTGGCCGTGTTAGGCGTTTCAAGACTGACACTGTGACCGGTAACATAGGTATTCCCAACACCATCATTGACAATGTCAACAGCAAAATCCATGCTATTGGCAGGTCCGCTATATCGCTTTACCCATTCTTCCGTCACCGTTTCCGCCATTGCCGCTAAGGGAAAAAACAGGCATGCACAAACAAACGTTAATACAAAACCAAATCTCATCATTTTCATAGTCCACTCCCTTCAGTTGAAATACCGCTAACGGCTATTGCTCCCTTTTCCTGGCCTGCCCCATCAAGGTATCGCACCTCCCAGAAGATGGGCGTTGCCGCAATCACGTCCTGCGGCAATATCATGTGACTTGTAATAGTGTAGTCTGCAGAGGCGTTCGCCCCGACAGGTATACTTCCCATGGATATTGGTTCAACATGCGCTGCACCCGTAAATAGCAACTCTTTCGGCATGGGGGTTGGCCTTACAGCAACATTGTTCATTACTGACCCGCTGTTGTTCTGCACCTGAAGGTTCAGGGTTACCACCATTGCAGAACCGTCACTGACGTAGCTCTTTACCGTGTGTGTAATAGATACAGCCTCCACAGCCCGGACCGCCCCCGGCCAGGCAACACCCGTGATTAAAAGGGCCAATAAGGCCGTAAAACAAAAAAAATATCTTCCTTTCACAAAAAACCTCCTTTTTCGGGAGCGCTCTAAATTGAAGCAATCCCTTTTTTTATGTTATGTAATTTAAACAAAGGCCTGACTATTGCAAAACAATCTCTTAACTTACCTCCTTTCTCTTATTATCAACAATTGCCCACCACACATACCTCTTTCAGCCAGGGAGACAGTCCCCGTGACTCTGCCGAGGCATAAAGCCGCTTAAATCAAGCCCTCTTTCTTTTTCCGGCCCGGCGATAACCCCTTTAAAGGCCAACAAACGTTAAAAACCGAAAAAGCCCGTCGTCCGCGCTGCGGATTACAGGCCTTTAAAATCCTTTTCTCTCATTCCCATGTATGATATTTCTCCCCCTTAAAGGCTGCCTGAAGAATTCCATTTATGTTGACTGATCCTACAATACTTCGCTCTATATTTCAAAGCTTTTTTGATGGTTAGAACAAGTAAAGGGCTAAAGACTTATCCACCAGGGGCGCCGGGGGCACGAAGAAAGATAAAGATCGCTTACCCCTTACCGGTTTAAAGGAATCCGGAAATGAATTTTTTGATTCATTCTCCCAAAAGGCGTCTTCTTTAAATTTTCTTCCAAAAAGCGGACCTTCCTCAACATTGCCCACTTGACTATTGACATGAAGCATATCCAGTGATAGGTTCAGAAATAACGCAGTAAAAACGAAAGAAAGTAAAAAGCTGCCTGAAAGGTAGCAGATGGTCCCTTCTATTGTTGAATTTATAACGATTAAATTAAGGAGTTTTACAAAGATGAAAAAGACCGCTCTTTTCTTTCTATCAATCATTATATTGCTCTTGATGCCGGCCTCCGGTCTGGCAAAAAGAAAACTGGTCATTGCCGGTACGGGAGACAGCCAGCTACTTTTAAGGACTCTGGCAAAAGCATTTGAAAAGAAGTACAAAAAGGTCAAAGTCGATGTGCCTGACAGCATAGGCAGCAGTGGCGGTATCCGGGCTGTGGCAGAGGGAGCGGCAGATCTGGGCAGAGTCGCCAGGGAAATAAAGGAAATAGAAAAAAAGTATAAGCTCAACTACATGCTTTTTGCCCGTTCGCCCGTTGTTTTCGCCGTCAATCCCAGCGTCCGGGGTGTTGATAACGTCTCTCGCAGTAACATCCTGAAGATTATGAAGGGAGAGATTTCTTCCTGGACAGAACTGGGCGGTGATGAGTACAAGATATATATCGTTCAAAGAGAATTCGGCGATTCATCGAGAACAGCCATTGGCAATATCATCCCCGAACTGAAGGAAATGAAAGAAATGGTGGGAAAGACTTTCTTCTCTACTCCTGATACGGTAGCCGCCCTGTCCAGGTATCAATATACACTTGGCTATACATCACTATCGGCTATTAAGGGCACAGACCTTATCATATTGAAAGTTGACGGTATTTATCCCTCGGCAGAAAATATTATAAATGACAGCTATCCCTATGTAGTGCCCCTCGGATTTGTCTGGCAAGGGAAATTAAAGGGTTTGAAAAAAAAGTTTATAAATTTTGTCAAAAGCAAAGAAGGGAAAAGGATTATCACTGAATTTGGCGCCGTCCCCACCGAAAAATAAACGTCAGCAATGATTAACTCTATAAAAAATAAACTTCTCGCCTACCTGACAGGGATTATCCTCTTCCTATCCTTAACGATAGGCTTATCTTCCTACCTGCTGATGAATAAATACTTAACAAAAATAATCAGTGATGAACTGGCGCTGGCTGCTCAAATAACGTCAACCAGTGTGGGGCAATATATTGAGCAAAAAAAAAATATACTTGAAAGAGTAGGCCAGGGCCCTGTCCTTGAGGAATATGTCTTTAAATATAAACCATTGCCCATGTTGCGATATTTAAGCAAATTCAGGCGCGAATTCCCTCTTTTAAGTTATATTAATGAAGACGGACAGGAAGAACTTAAAGTCATTAAGGGCGTTGAAAGCGACCAATTCAGAAACATAGGGAATCAACTCTATTTTCAGGACGCCCTCTGGACGCCGGGCAAAGCGGTTATCTCCCCGGCAGAATTCAATAGCGACCTCAAAGAACCCGTTATCAACGTGGCACTGGCCATTTATAATTATTTCGGCGATACCTTCATGGGTATCCTTAACGCTTCATTGCCCCTATCCCAATTGGCAGAAATCACTGAAAAAACACCCATAGGAAAAAGCGGCTTTGTTTCTCTTATCGATAAAAAAGGAACTGTGCTCATCCATCCTGAAAAATCCAACATTTTGCAAAAAATTAAGGGCAA
Proteins encoded in this window:
- a CDS encoding thrombospondin type 3 repeat-containing protein; its protein translation is MKMMRFGFVLTFVCACLFFPLAAMAETVTEEWVKRYSGPANSMDFAVDIVNDGVGNTYVTGHSVSLETPNTANYATVKYDARGNEIWVKRYGGPTNNGGYAIAMDIDRAGNIYVTGYSFGNGSSWDFATIKYDTNGNELWIKRYNGPANGSDVARDITVDDDGNIYVIGYSLGSPGYSDYDYATVKYDTNGNELWVSRYSGPSTSYSYDVAIAIAVDGAGNAYVTGNSYGNGSGRDYATVKYDANGNELWVKRYNGPANLNDRANAIAVDGAGNAYITGMSYSWSSWDYATIKYDANGNELWVKRYSGPTRVGDYAMGIAIDQVGNTYVTGYSVGSGSSWDYATIKYDASGNESWIRRYNGLANSSDLALAIAVGGDGNIYVTGYSYGRELSHDYATVKYDTKGNELWIKRYNTPENGEDVAGAIAVDRGGNTYVTGRSLFMESPDDPFADPSYDYITVKYSSGVTDTDGDGVLDISDNCIFTPNPDQADNDSDGEGDACDADDDNDTILDGSDNCQFNANQDQTDSDSDGIGDVCDKDMDGDGISNDVDNCPANPNPDQTDTDGDGMGDECDENDDNDLHPDVNDNCPTIVNDDQADMDGDGIGNVCDADIDGDGVNNDADNCRLTSNSSQDDADKDGEGDACDADDDNDGYLDDNDNCQFMPNDQSDQDGDGRGDVCDDDLDGDGIDNENDNCPITPNSSQYDTDNDGLGDACDPDIDGDGVENSADLCADTPQGVIVDSSSGCSIAQLCPCEGPQGTTVSWRNHGKYVSCTARTAESFVELGLITEAEKDAIVSVAAESTCGNKK
- a CDS encoding substrate-binding domain-containing protein yields the protein MKKTALFFLSIIILLLMPASGLAKRKLVIAGTGDSQLLLRTLAKAFEKKYKKVKVDVPDSIGSSGGIRAVAEGAADLGRVAREIKEIEKKYKLNYMLFARSPVVFAVNPSVRGVDNVSRSNILKIMKGEISSWTELGGDEYKIYIVQREFGDSSRTAIGNIIPELKEMKEMVGKTFFSTPDTVAALSRYQYTLGYTSLSAIKGTDLIILKVDGIYPSAENIINDSYPYVVPLGFVWQGKLKGLKKKFINFVKSKEGKRIITEFGAVPTEK